Proteins from one Nilaparvata lugens isolate BPH chromosome 10, ASM1435652v1, whole genome shotgun sequence genomic window:
- the LOC120353327 gene encoding UDP-glucosyltransferase 2-like, with product MGVKVNPSYMPHIFSHHSDSMTFLERCFNTFLYWYNWYLVEYELFPYQEAILKKYFGTNTPSAREMEFNKSLLLVPADLSVAYPMSIPPNYVRTGTFHIQPSPEPLSKDLKQWIDGAEQGIVYFSLGSNMQGTSVPQEKREIFFKTIRRFPKIRFFWKYEAESPLSNVPSNLLIRKWFPQQSILVHPKCRIFISQGGLQSTEEAIYYAVPLLVIPLFADQPHQAAKIEKDGAGLSLLLSRLTEDNFYDAINSMLTDPKQPLALSMHLTNNFP from the exons ATGGGAGTCAAAGTGAACCCTTCCTACATGCCTCACATCTTCTCTCATCATAGCGACTCGATGACCTTCCTTGAAAGATGTTTCAACACGTTTTTGTACTGGTATAATTGGTATCTGGTCGAGTACGAGCTGTTCCCTTATCAAGAGGCCATTCTCAAGAAATACTTTGGGACGAACACACCATCAGCGAGGGAAATGGAGTTCAACAAGAGCTTGTTGCTGGTACCAGCTGATCTGTCCGTCGCTTACCCAATGAGTATTCCTCCGAACTATGTCAGAACGGGAACGTTCCACATTCAACCTTCTCCTGAGCCTCTTTCAAAG GATTTAAAACAATGGATTGACGGAGCTGAACAAGGCATTGTCTACTTCAGTCTGGGAAGTAACATGCAGGGAACTTCCGTTCCTCAAGAGAAGAGGGAAATATTCTTCAAAACCATCAGGAGATTCCCGAAGATCAGATTCTTTTGGAAATATGAAGCTGAGTCTCCACTATCAAATGTGCCTTCAAACTTGTTGATTAGAAAATGGTTCCCGCAACAGAGTATTCTAG TTCACCCGAAATGCCGGATTTTCATCTCGCAAGGTGGCCTACAGAGCACGGAGGAGGCGATCTATTACGCTGTGCCACTTCTGGTCATACCCTTATTTGCTGATCAGCCACATCAAGCCGCTAAAATAGAGAAGGATGGAGCCGGTCTCTCTCTCTTGCTGAGCAGATTGACGGAGGACAATTTTTATGACGCCATAAACAGCATGCTGACTGAcccaaa ACAACCTCTGGCATTATCCATGCATTTGACCAATAATTTCCCATGA
- the LOC120353253 gene encoding UDP-glucosyltransferase 2-like, producing the protein MGFKNKFITILLSMLMVTSSNAGNILSIIVFPSYSHQQPLLALSEKLARRGHNLTVLTTNPPKKPIPNYAYIDMSSAYKNLKEMDEKFGFNLQREMSAVEIFKKLPQVYSELCDYELGLPQVQAFISKAASMKFDAVLIENLYYSSFHGLTHKLGSPPVIGVHTFVPWSALDEFMGVKVNPSYMPHVFSHHSDSMNFFERCFNTFLYWYNWYLVEYELFPYQEAILKKYFGTNTPSAREMEFNKSLLLVPADLSVAYPMSIPPNYVRTGTFHIQPSPEPLPKDLKQWIDEAEQGIVYFSLGSNMQGTSVPQEKREIFFKTIRRFPKIRFFWKYEAESPLSNVPSNLLIRKWFPQQSILVHPKCRMFISQGGLQSTEEAIYYAVPLLVIPLFADQPHQAAKIEKEGAGLSLLLSRLTEDNFYDAINNMLTEPKYKSNMNRLSSLSKDQMVPALDEAAWWVEYVIRHKGARHLRPQNLNMNWIQVQLVDVYGAFVAAVLFVLYIIYKLIKSIVSLIPLGKSKKGKKAKSKRS; encoded by the exons ATGGGtttcaaaaacaaatttatcaCAATACTATTATCCATGTTGATGGTAACCAGTTCGAATGCTGGCAACATCTTGAGCATCATAGTTTTCCCTTCCTACAGTCATCAACAACCTCTGCTAGCACTCTCAGAGAAACTCGCTAGAAGGGGACATAATCTCACTGTACTCACCACTAATCCACCCAAG AAACCAATTCCCAACTACGCTTACATAGACATGTCTAGTGCTTACAAAAATCTCAAGGAAATGGATGAGAAGTTTGGTTTCAACCTTCAACGGGAAATGTCAGCGGTCGAAATCTTCAAGAAACTACCTCAGGTTTACTCAGAACTTTGTGATTATGAGTTGGGCCTTCCTCAAGTTCAAGCTTTCATTAG TAAAGCAGCCTCTATGAAGTTCGACGCTGTGTTGATAGAGAACCTATACTACAGCAGCTTCCATGGACTGACTCACAAACTGGGTTCTCCGCCGGTGATTGGAGTGCACACATTCGTGCCCTGGTCGGCCCTCGACGAGTTCATGGGAGTCAAAGTGAACCCTTCCTACATGCCTCACGTCTTCTCTCATCATAGCGACTCAATGAACTTCTTTGAAAGATGTTTCAACACGTTTTTGTACTGGTACAATTGGTATCTGGTCGAGTACGAACTGTTCCCTTATCAAGAGGCCATTCTCAAGAAATACTTCGGAACGAACACACCATCAGCGAGGGAAATGGAGTTCAACAAGAGCTTGTTGCTCGTGCCAGCTGATTTGTCCGTCGCTTATCCAATGAGTATTCCTCCGAACTATGTCAGAACGGGAACGTTCCACATTCAACCTTCTCCTGAACCTCTTCCAAAG GATTTGAAACAATGGATTGACGAAGCTGAACAAGGCATTGTCTACTTCAGTCTGGGAAGTAACATGCAGGGAACTTCCGTTCCTCAAGAGAAGAGGGAAATATTCTTCAAAACCATCAGGAGATTCCCGAAGATAAGATTCTTCTGGAAATATGAAGCTGAGTCACCACTATCGAATGTGCCTTCTAACTTGTTGATTAGAAAATGGTTCCCGCAACAGAGTATTCTAG TTCACCCGAAATGCCGGATGTTCATCTCGCAAGGTGGCCTACAGAGCACGGAGGAGGCGATCTATTACGCTGTGCCACTTCTGGTCATACCCTTATTTGCTGATCAGCCACATCAGGCTGCTAAAATAGAGAAGGAGGGAGCCGGTCTGTCTCTCTTGCTTAGCAGATTGACGGAGGACAATTTTTATGACGCCATAAACAACATGCTGACTGAGCCAAA GTACAAATCAAACATGAACAGACTATCGTCGTTATCGAAAGATCAGATGGTTCCCGCCCTGGATGAGGCGGCCTGGTGGGTGGAGTACGTAATAAGGCACAAGGGAGCCAGGCATTTGCGGCCACAAAATCTCAACATGAACTGGATCCAAGTGCAGCTCGTCGATGTGTATGGTGCATTTGTCGCTGCTGTCCTATTCGTTCTCTACATAATCTACAAACTCATCAAGAGCATTGTTTCCCTTATTCCTTTGGGCAAGAGTAAGAAAGGGAAGAAAGCGAAGAGTAAAAGATCGTGA